One region of Bubalus kerabau isolate K-KA32 ecotype Philippines breed swamp buffalo chromosome 6, PCC_UOA_SB_1v2, whole genome shotgun sequence genomic DNA includes:
- the BARHL2 gene encoding barH-like 2 homeobox protein codes for MTTMEGASGSSFGIDTILSSASSGSPGMMNGDFRPLGEARTADFRSQATPSPCSEIDTVGTAPSSPISVTMEPPEPHLIADGPQHHHHLHHSQQPPPAAAPTQSLQPSPQQQQQPPPPPPAAQQLGSAASAPRTSTSSFLIKDILGDSKPLAACAPYSTSVSSPHHTPKQESNAAHESFRPKLEQEDSKTKLDKREESQSDVKCHGTKEEGDREISSSRESPPVRAKKPRKARTAFSDHQLNQLERSFERQKYLSVQDRMDLAAALNLTDTQVKTWYQNRRTKWKRQTAVGLELLAEAGNYSALQRMFPSPYFYHPSLLGSMDSTTAAAAAAAMYSSMYRTPPAPHPQLQRPLVPRVLIHGLGPGGQPALNPLSNPIPGTPHPR; via the exons ATGACAACAATGGAAGGGGCCAGCGGGTCGAGTTTTGGAATAGACACGATTTTGTCCAGTGCCAGTTCGGGCAGCCCAGGCATGATGAATGGAGATTTCCGCCCGCTCGGCGAGGCCAGGACCGCGGATTTTAGGAGTCAGGCCACTCCGTCCCCCTGTTCGGAGATTGATACCGTAGGAACGGCGCCTTCCTCTCCCATCTCGGTCACCATGGAGCCCCCGGAACCGCATCTGATAGCGGACGGGCCCCAGCATCACCACCACCTGCACCACAGCCAGCAGCCTCCGCCAGCCGCGGCCCCTACGCAAAGTTTGCAGCCTtcgccccagcagcagcagcagccgccgccgccgccgccagcgGCCCAGCAGCTGGGCTCGGCCGCCTCGGCCCCCAGGACTTccacctcttcttttttaattaaggaCATCTTGGGCGACAGCAAACCTCTGGCGGCGTGTGCACCGTACAGCACCAGCgtctcctctccccaccacacCCCGAAGCAGGAGAGCAATGCAGCGCACGAGAGCTTCAGGCCAAAGCTCGAGCAGGAGGACAGCAAAACCAAACTGGACAAGCGGGAAGAGTCCCAGAGCGACGTCAAATGCCACG GAACAAAGGAGGAAGGAGACCGGGAGATTTCAAGTAGCCGAGAGAGTCCCCCTGTGAGAGCCAAAAAGCCTCGTAAAGCTAGGACGGCTTTCTCCGACCACCAACTCAATCAACTGGAGCGTAGCTTTGAACGACAGAAGTACCTGAGTGTGCAGGATCGCATGGACCTGGCGGCTGCACTCAACCTCACTGATACCCAGGTCAAGACCTGGTACCAGAACCGCAG GACCAAGTGGAAGCGGCAGACTGCGGTGGGcctggagctgctggctgaggcGGGGAATTACTCAGCACTGCAGAGGATGTTTCCATCACCTTATTTCTACCATCCAAGCCTGCTGGGCAGCATGGACAGCACGACCGCGGCGGCGGCCGCTGCTGCCATGTACAGCAGCATGTACCGGACTCCTCCTGCGCCCCATCCCCAGCTGCAGCGGCCCCTGGTGCCCCGAGTGCTCATCCACGGCCTGGGGCCCGGGGGACAGCCGGCCCTCAACCCCTTGTCCAACCCCATCCCAGGTACCCCGCACCCCCGGTGA